The window tttttcttctcatatgtatcataataatatattatatatatcttcatttatatgctgaataattattaaaaaaaaatatatataacactCCTTCAAATATCATATGACTTTATGACCTTAGAAAACATAGCAAATTataaccaaaaaaaaaaaaaaaaattttatttgcTTCATTgagtatatatatatatatggtaTGATGCCTAAATTAATAAAGCTTTTTATTATTGATgaaagaatatattatatttcagaaaaatattatataaatgcACCTACAtgaaatatgaaaaaattttataagaataaCTTTTATACATGCAgcataatatattgtaattattatatatatataaattcgTAAGAACATTTCATGGCAATTCAATAAATGgttaaatataaatataaataaataaataaataaatatatatatatatatatataaagtttatttatttgcttatttgttattttttttcttatgtattaataaaaaaaattttcatgTAACACATGgacatattatatatatatatatatatatatatatatatatatgtttttaaaaaataaaatacataaacGTTCACACATTTAAGATAACGAGGCAAAACAttgaatttattttttttattacatgtatatatatgatatgttttaaaaaataaaatacataaatgtTCACACATTAAAAAGCACAAGGAAAAACAttgaatttatttttttattacatatatatatatatatatatatattatatatatataacatgtttttaaaaaataaaatacataaacGTTCACATATTGAAGATAACgaggaaaaaaaattaaatttgttttttttattacatgtatataatatgatctgttttaaaaaataaaatacataaatgtTCACGCATTAAAAAGCACAAGGAAAAACAttgaatttatttttttattacatatatatatatatatatatatatatatatatatatatatgacatgtttttaaaaaataaaatacataaacGTTCACACATGGAAGATCACAAGAAAAAACACtgaatttatttttttagtacatatatattatatatatagtacgtatataaattgaattattttatttttattttttttgagtaaaaattttaattaaggggagaaaattttttatatttttttttttttttttttttttttttttttttttttttttttttttttttttttttttttttgctaTCCCACTTTGGTACCTGAAACATGAAATATTTTCAGGAAATGCaagaagaaaaaacaaagaaATCTTCAGAACGagaagaaatatttaaagaTACAAATcataatgaaaaatgtataaaCATGAAAAGGGAAGattataaaacaaataatatgtatgaagatacagatataaataatgtaagtaataatacgtttaatgaaatatcaggaaaagaaaagaatcAGAATAACATTGAgtataatgaaaatgttACGTCtcataataaaacattaaaattatcaaatgaaaagaataatttgtcatcaaaagaaaaagaaaatattttagaTAACGGTAGCGGGGAAAttaatgattataataaaatgaagGATAAAGACATTCCCggaaaagataaaaatggAAAGAAGGACAttgataatgataataataataataataataataatgatgaaattAAAAGTATTCGCACatagaagaaataaaataattaataatataaattaatagaatataatataataatgttatatatttaaataataattttattttttaggTAATAACATATTAGAAAGCGAAATTAAAGACATTCAAAAAAATCGGAcagataaaaaaaaaaagaaaaatgaagTAAATGATACCATACCCTCAACTTTTGAAGGAgagaataatattaataaattaaatacaaataaaaaggataccattataaataacaaGGATGaggataaaaaaaaacatgaacccgaagaaaaaaataatgatacTTTTCAAAACGAGCAATCGGTTTACGTGGATGaggtaataataaaaaaatatatatataaataataaacacatatacatatatatatatatatatatatatatatatatatatatatatatatatatatatattttatacatttagGTAATTAAGGAATACCCACGAATATTTGCCACCAGATTACCATTCGAAGCAAGCAAAAAAGATTtggaaaaatatttttcgAAATTTGGAAAAATTGtagatatatatgtttcaagaaatatatcaaataacaaaaataaaggTTTCGGTTTTGTTTCCTTTGAAAAACAAGAATCGATGAACAAGgtaaaaataagaataattataattatgtaagcacatatatatatatatatatatatatatatatatacatacatacatatgataatgtttataaatattaaacataatttttaGGTTCTAAAAGAGAAGttacatataatttgtGGGAAAGAAATTGTAGTTGATGTTGCCTCCATGAGagatgataaatataaacatcTTTTTCgtaatgaatatattatatatatatatatatatatatatatatatcgATGTTTCCTcgtatatattatataggatgtgcatatatatggtgctttatttattttcttttttatagaTATGCCATCtgaaaattatttattgaaaactgaaaaaaaggataaacgatttatgaaaaataggaataaaacaaattttTCTCAATACCctatttataataatatgaacaatatttatgatatatCAAAAATTGGATATCACAATATGATGTATCcaaatgtaaataatttcCCCTCGACTAATTATCAGCCACTAggtaaaatatatatatatatatatatatatatatatgtatatactgtttctatattttcattaaatatttcCCATATTTTCCATTTTGGTTATAGCATATCAGGATTTCAATATGAAAGCTAGCTTTAGAAATGTTTACTCACCCGTTTTATATAATCCCTATGTAAAACCATTCAATCCAGCATATAAAAATAGCACACCCGTTGTAGCAAATgattatgtttataatttaataaactATAATATATGGAATAACATAGTACCttacaataataatgtatatacTTCCAAAAAGATGTCATTGCCAAGGTATTATTACAACAGACCATATCCCAATcaaagtaaaaataaataaataaaataagaaaaacaaaaaagaagatataaaataaaacatgaatatatatatgttgacttattattttttttattcttttataagGCATAGCTGtcaaaaataatattaaccGTCCgcaaaatttaaataaaaatgaaaaaaacCGAACGAATTATACATCTTGTAAgaaataaaacaaaacaaGTTCATTAAAACACAATGTATAATAACacttttttcattttatcatatatattattattattttatttctgTATAGTTACTCGAAAACTTCCTGGAGGAGATGAATGGAACAAAAGGGGCTACAAATTATTCGTTACCAAATTGAGTAacataacaaaaaaaaaaaaaaaatatatatatatatatatatacatatatgtaatatatcctatttatttttatttttagatAGTGCAACTACTATTGAGACGCtaagaaattattttgaaaaatttGGAGAAattattgatatatatatgccAAATggttacatatatataatatatatataataaaaatattgcATATTgtaaacaaataaatataaatatatatatatatatatatacatacatacatacattttttttattttatagaTGTATACACTAATCGTCCGAGAGGTATAGCTTTTGTAACCTTTTTGGATAATGAGAGcgtaaaaaatattttatcagATGGACATTCCAAACATATAATTGACGGAAAAGAAGTATGTAATCGAAAACaactatatataaataaataaataaataaataaatatatatatatatatatatatatccttttttttctctttttttttttatgaaaaattcGTATAGGTTGTACTTGATTTAGCAGATCCGGaaaataaaggaaaaaataaatgattatatttatttataattataattttttttttgtgtcCTCGTAATTCTTCATTCTATAGATGATTATTACGTCctaattttataatatatatatgtatattttttacttttttttgtaaaataattttttcattttttattatgtccatatttttatttttccatTTCATTTTGAAATACATTTCtctcatttttttaatgtaaaccttttaaatataatattttcttttattttctttatttataatttttttttttttaatgaatgtttttctttttattttattataaataaaaatataaatatacaaataaaagTCCATccaaattaaaaaaaaaatattatatatatatataattatatatattatttatttttatttttattttattttttttttttgtgtgtattaaaaatgaatgtatatgtttttttaaGCTTAATTTTGTTGGATCCTTAAACTTTGATATACctttgaaaaaaaaatataaatataaaaaaatataaatataaaacaatataataaattataatgtgataataatatatatattaaatgatataggtttatatataattaaaagaattaaaaaaaatgatggaaatatttatgattttttatgaacaaaacaactattatgaaaaattatatatataacttaGTTATTTCCGAACagtaaatttttaataagaaATTTACTTTCATATACTTcgtataatatatatatatatattatatataattttttttttttgttttatttattcatttattgatttatttattgatttatttattgatttattttgatgttttccctttattttttgataataaatGTGATATCATAAGAACAAATGGAAAAAACAAGAATAGAGTCCCTTTTTATTTACGatgaagatataaaaaaagttgATAAATCCATGACGGATGAGGAATTACAAGTAAaagaggaaaaaaataaataaaataataaaataataaaataaaaaaataaaaaaaaaatacaacaatataaagaatatataaatgtatatatttcatatatatcagaataatatatatatgtatatgtatatatatttatatttatatttatattttttttttttttttttttttttttaaaggCGGCGAAGgttatttattattatcccCACGAAATTAATGAGAATATAAAGGTTTCTCATACAAGTACTATGGAAGGaatatcatcatttataaATCAATTTAGTAAACATCATATAGATTATATTATAACCAAAGATAATTTAATGGTTATGAACAAATGGTACAAGGGCATTTATATTGTTGCgattgtaaaaaatatctacaaaaataataagataGAATTGTTAATGTGTAAATTGTTACATTCTGTtcttaataattttatatcaaTTTTTACTTTATTACATGGACACATTCGTAATTTCttaaaatacaaaaaatataacacaACAGGTGgggaaatatataaaacagaaatataaaaaatattttatcattataaagttcattatatatataagtatatattttttttttttttttttatttttagataatataaataaaaaacacTCCCTCCAAACCTTATTAGATGATTATgtttttacatatataagtactataaataatgaaaatataagtaTACACAATggtaaaataaaaataaaacacacatagataaatatatgtatatatatatatatatatgtatatatcattatattgTCTTTTTTAGAACTTGAGagttttcattttttccCTGTGGAAAAACATACATATGTAACTGTGCAGgtaaaattaatatatatatatatatatttatttatttatttatatatatatttgtatatgatcatgttattttatttctttagAACTTCATATCATCACTTATATTGGgaaataaacaaattaaaaatggAGGTTTGTTTTATGAGGGttatttgatatattcTAGTTTGGAAATGAACGAcatcaaaattatttacaaTTACCTTGTATCGTACAGTGGAGTTGTAAGAAATGGatagataaataaataaataaataaatacatacatacatacatatatatatatattatgcTTTTTCTTATGTTTTATGTAggtaaataatttaaagTTGACACAATATCCGTTTAGAAAAATAGCATCCACCGCAGCAATAAATGTaagatatttataaatccatttttaaatttatttttatttgttttttttttttctttctatgaattatattatgatattatatacgaaattatatatatatatatatatgtatgtatgtatttttttttttttttctttttgtaaGTCTAATGGAGGTTTGTCAAGCTTTGCAAGATGTAATTCGTTAGAGGAAAAAAACGCTTATCTTATGGGGATAAAAAAgtaatgaatatataatatatacatatatacatatatatatttacatatttacCTTGTACATTTTCCATTATATACATCATTGTAGGTCATCCGTATTTATGCCTGTGGTAACCCTCAGCGGTGATAAGAAATACAAACTAGTggtttttatttataaaggaatattattaatgcTCCTAATAAAAGgaagtaaaataaaagacGAAGATTTTGATGTTCTTATAgatattcaaaataaatgtaCAAATGAgaattgtaataatatttataacttaaataaattaaatgaacATTTATCAAATCAATTTAAGAAATTTACAAATCAAGATGATAAtgtaaaatttttttattacaacCATTCGAATAATTCtgtaaaatatacatttaataataaaaaaataaataacgAGGAGCTGTCActtatttcttattttcatttttgtaTTGAAGACAGtgaacataaatataatcatatcagaataaataaaagttATTATTCAAAGAATAAAGAAACTACAAATTTATCTAATGAACTCTTTAATTTTCAGAGGAACATacaaaaaaacaatatgaaagatgaaaaagaatctaatacatttaaaaggaataataatacacaTATTACCCTTACCGGTGATGATAAAACAGTAAGGGgaaatcataaaaatataaatatcaaCAATAATGATTATGATGACCACACAAGTTGTAATAATGGTAGTAATGGATGCAAGgaaaataattctttagtattaaacaaaaatgaTGACATACAAAATGTTAATTTGTCATATGATACATACAAACATAAAGATGAAGATATaggaataaaaaatgtaaatcaaatatgtaataatgaacaggataaattaattaataataataataataataataatatatccaatgatgaaaatataaataaaaaaaaacaaaatgaaccatataatcataataaaaattgtgttaataataataataatattcaaaatGATAAAAGAGAAATAATAGATGAAGTCGATAAAAATAACTacaaatttaaaaataataaccaaaaaaaatctataacagaaaaaaatgaatatgatacagaaaaaaaagaagaaaaacCAAAATtcaaattaatatataatgaacaactcaaaaaaaaaatatttgatGATAATACTGATGATGTCAAAATTGAgaaaatattctttaaaGAAGGAAATTCACCATGGTTATATGCACACAAATCATTACAAAgagaattatttatttttcctgAGGATATAAAAACATCCTTAACAAAAGCTCAACAAGAAATAAATCAAATAgtacaaaataatttttcaaacatatatatataaaaatatatatatatatatatatatatatattatatatttttgttaatattaGAATAACATATGacaattaaataaaaaaaaaaaaaaaattgtattaTCTCACATTAATTccttataaaaaattactTTATTTTGTTNNNNNNNNNNNNNNNNNNNNNNNNNNNNNNNNNNNNNNNNNNNNNNNNNNNNNNNNNNNNNNNNNNNNNNNNNNNNNNNNNNNNNNNNNNNNNNNNNNNNNNNNNNNNNNNNNNNNNNNNNNNNNNNNNNNNNNNNNNNNNNNNNNNNNNNNNNNNNNNNNNNNNNNNNNNNNNNNNNNNNNNNNNNNNNNNNNNNNNNNNNNNNNNNNNNNNNNNNNNNNNNNNNNNNNNNNNNNNNNNNNNNNNNNNNNNNNNNNNNNNNNNNNNNNNNNNNNNNNNNNNNNNNNNNNNNNNNNNNNNNNNNNNNNNNNNNNNNNNNNNNNNNNNNNNNNNNNNNNNNNNNNNNNNNNNNNNNNNNNNNNNNNNNNNNNNNNNNNNNNNNNNNNNNNNNNNNNNNNNNTgaaaaataagaaaaaaaaaaaaaaaaaaaaaaaaaaagtaaacatgcataaatataaatatatatatatattatgcaCTTTTGTTAAACTTTGAATAAcatataacaataatattaaaattttgtaTTATCTGAGGTTAAttctttataaaaaagtattttattttattacatttttattttattatttatttgtctattgttttttttgtaattaaCAAAAGAtgaggaaaaaaaaaaaaaaaaaaaaaaaaaaaaaagaaacacTTTTAAtgttaaatttttatttttatatatattttacagttttataatttatatgatatatacataatatttgtCTCTTTAATAGGACGAAAAAATTAAGTAAacataaatacataaataaataaataaataaataaatatatatatatatatatatatttatatataatggCATGCTAAGCTCATATTACACTTTTCATTTGCTCTAATGTTGATACGTCATATAACATATgatttttatcatatatttctaCTGCACTAATAAAATTTGTTACCAAACGTGGTAATAAAGGATAATCTTCTTTGGTATACTCATAACTATTTTCATCACTTTCTAAAAAGAAAGATTTCCAACAGTGTTTAAAAGATTCCATATCTATTTTATTGTCTAATACAATTGATACAAGCCAATTAAAATATGGTAGACTTCTTtctacatttttattacatgcatatttttttaatgtatGTTTTAAGATATGTGCATgtaatttttcattaaatttAGGAGGTATATTTAATTGAACAATTTTTTCAGTTAGTTCTTCCCAATTTTCTATAGTAGTCGATAATTCAAGAATTTCATTAACCTTAGGAATATATTCTTCAACAAATGTATAATCCTTTGgttcttcatttatattgtcAACTTTTGTATTTAACACATTATTATCCTTATTCGTAAAAGTATTATCCTTTTCTTCATTCTTAGTTGAATTCATAGTTgttttatcttttttatctaaatcattatttgaaaaattagatatgttattatttttcttcaaaTTAAAACTTCTCgaaaaaatatttcctccttcttttttgtctttatttaataacCTTGAACTTAAATTACTGAAAAAGCTATTACTTGTACCGCTCGACgcattattattattattattatttgcATCTTCGttagaaaaagaagagtttttattaaaaagacTTTCTCTTTTAGGTATGTCGAAATAGttattttccatattaGTTCCTTTCATATCATCATTCATCATTTTGGATTGTTgcaaattatttttattcttcattaaatttaaagataattttttcatatttttattttgatccatatttttcatatttccCATATTCCTtaaattcatattattattattcatcATATTACCAAaacttatattattattattattattgttgttgttgttgttgttgttgttgttcATGTTAAAGCTCACATTTCTTAAGAGATTATTTCTCATATTacttaaattattattcattttattttcatgataattcatattattattatgattatatgTTCTATTGTTCTGGTCAATAGtttcttttaatatctTATCATGTAATACACTTAATGTTGTTGGACCTTCTAATTTATGTGCGAATTTTTTATTCCATTTCTCATTTCTATTATCAATAACATCTTTTATTAAACAACGAACACGAAAGGTTATGCTTTCATTATTAACTAATTCGTTTAATgtgttatataattcttttacTTTTTCTTGATTCGCTTTTTCGTGAGTATCCAAAATTTCACCTACTGTATTTAGAAACATACATAAAGCTTCTAAATGTAAATTACCTTCTTTtgtatcatttttaatagaTATATAACTTTCTCTTTTCTCTAATAATTGTTTTATACATACAAAAACTATAGGTATAGAAATTATTCCGGATTTTACTAATTCCCCGACAAATAACATATTTCCTCTAACCTTATTTTTATGCATTTGTTCAAACTCGAATTTCTCTTCTTCATTCAAATGGCTTGGGAATTCGATAGgttttaaattattttcaaaagAGTCTTGACAttgatttattaatattttcttaaattGAACTGTAGTGTCATCTTCTAATTTcatattatgaaaatgaacatttaattttttacataattGTACATACATTTGTACAAAATGATGTTGGGTTACTGCTTTTTCAAAAACTAATTTCATTAACCCTATAATTTCATCTAATTTGGTTATTCCAactaatattatttgttcatataataaatcgaatttttcaaaagttaatttatttaatataccTCTTAATTTACGCATCATACAGGTATACTTATCAGCTTTTAATTGATTCTGTTTTAAAATCCAACTATTCTCAGCAACTGTTTTTACTTGAGCTgtactattattattattattattattattattatttctcCATGCGTCTGCAGATTCGACAACTCTAGTAGAATCAAAAAATCCTTTCAATTTATCAGCATCACTTTTTCTCCATTCCAAATTCGATGAAacactattattattattattattattattataatttatagtattcatattattcatattattcatattattcatattattcatactattcatattattcatactattcatattattcatatggATATTTTGCATATTCatatcattcatattattattattattattattatttgaatgATCATAGAAATTGTTATTTTGattgttatttatatacatattattattattattattattcatcatatttttctGTGCTATGGAATTTCTCCATccatcatcattatttttattatttacattttgaTTAGATTGgttttgtttattatttatgataTGATGATGTCCAGAATGATGATTATGTTggttcatattattattatttttattattatgttgat of the Plasmodium reichenowi strain SY57 chromosome 11, whole genome shotgun sequence genome contains:
- a CDS encoding nucleic acid binding protein, putative yields the protein MQEEKTKKSSEREEIFKDTNHNEKCINMKREDYKTNNMYEDTDINNVSNNTFNEISGKEKNQNNIEYNENVTSHNKTLKLSNEKNNLSSKEKENILDNGSGEINDYNKMKDKDIPGKDKNGKKDIDNDNNNNNNNNDEIKSNNILESEIKDIQKNRTDKKKKKNEVNDTIPSTFEGENNINKLNTNKKDTIINNKDEDKKKHEPEEKNNDTFQNEQSVYVDEVIKEYPRIFATRLPFEASKKDLEKYFSKFGKIVDIYVSRNISNNKNKGFGFVSFEKQESMNKVLKEKLHIICGKEIVVDVASMRDDKYKHLFHMPSENYLLKTEKKDKRFMKNRNKTNFSQYPIYNNMNNIYDISKIGYHNMMYPNVNNFPSTNYQPLAYQDFNMKASFRNVYSPVLYNPYVKPFNPAYKNSTPVVANDYVYNLINYNIWNNIVPYNNNVYTSKKMSLPRYYYNRPYPNQSIAVKNNINRPQNLNKNEKNRTNYTSFTRKLPGGDEWNKRGYKLFVTKLNSATTIETLRNYFEKFGEIIDIYMPNDVYTNRPRGIAFVTFLDNESVKNILSDGHSKHIIDGKEVVLDLADPENKGKNK
- a CDS encoding hypothetical protein (conserved Plasmodium protein, unknown function), which produces MEKTRIESLFIYDEDIKKVDKSMTDEELQAAKVIYYYPHEINENIKVSHTSTMEGISSFINQFSKHHIDYIITKDNLMVMNKWYKGIYIVAIVKNIYKNNKIELLMCKLLHSVLNNFISIFTLLHGHIRNFLKYKKYNTTDNINKKHSLQTLLDDYVFTYISTINNENISIHNELESFHFFPVEKHTYVTVQNFISSLILGNKQIKNGGLFYEGYLIYSSLEMNDIKIIYNYLVSYSGVVNNLKLTQYPFRKIASTAAINSNGGLSSFARCNSLEEKNAYLMGIKKSSVFMPVVTLSGDKKYKLVVFIYKGILLMLLIKGSKIKDEDFDVLIDIQNKCTNENCNNIYNLNKLNEHLSNQFKKFTNQDDNVKFFYYNHSNNSVKYTFNNKKINNEELSLISYFHFCIEDSEHKYNHIRINKSYYSKNKETTNLSNELFNFQRNIQKNNMKDEKESNTFKRNNNTHITLTGDDKTVRGNHKNININNNDYDDHTSCNNGSNGCKENNSLVLNKNDDIQNVNLSYDTYKHKDEDIGIKNVNQICNNEQDKLINNNNNNNNISNDENINKKKQNEPYNHNKNCVNNNNNIQNDKREIIDEVDKNNYKFKNNNQKKSITEKNEYDTEKKEEKPKFKLIYNEQLKKKIFDDNTDDVKIEKIFFKEGNSPWLYAHKSLQRELFIFPEDIKTSLTKAQQEINQIVQNNFSNIYI